The genomic segment ATGTCCTCATCATTGGCTTGAGTAGATTCAGCCAGGATCCTAGCACTCCGTTCGTGCTATGCAGACTCCCGTTCACCAGTCTTGAGTGTTCATGCCATCTGCATCTCACCTGAACAAAGAGCCATCCTCAATGTGGGCTTGAGGTACCTTGGTTTTTTTGCAGGTCTTAACCATGGGAGCCAAGCTGTCCAGACCTATCACTCAGACCTCCATGCTGGGATGACTTTTGGACACCCTTCAGCCTCATGCTTTAATGCCTTCCTTATCGGTCTCTGTTCAAAACTACCACCGTACAGGCAAATATGTGGGCGCTAAGACAGCTTTTAAAATTCCACCTGGCTTTTCAATTCCAGCTgtggcatggtgcagttttttcgGTTCCAGCCTTTTGCCCCCCTCTGCGCTTGTGTTATGGCATGGCGGCTCACCAACAGAGCAGATcacgcctttaggtccctctcctTAAGGCAACACGTGGCTGTCACCATCTTGGCTAcaagccaggtcaggtgaccaagctctcccaggtGGGTCAGGTGACTTTTTCACCATCTTGGCagagggccaggtcaggtgatGAAGCTCTCCCAGTTTCACCCTGCCTTTTCGCCCGGTTTTCACTAAAATCCTCctgttaactctgttacatgtgtaTCGCACAATGGCATGtctttgatagggcccatcaaaggCATCCACGTTGCCCAgttcctgttcactctttctatgTGTAATAATTGTttattacatctcatttcagattacaaaatcataagtctcatattttaaactggtatgtacttgaAAGTCTCTAACAAAAATGCCTTATCTTACCTGTTGAGAGCCAGCACAGTCAGGTTCAGATACctaataaacagccctcaactgctcagagatctggggaatgtgatatttaagtcttttcataacaaaagagacaggttggctccttaGCAGCAAcactctgctccctccaaagaagacagtgGACAAATGGACACACAGAACAGTGTCCTTCTGCAGTTGGCTTCGACTGCTGAGCACTGACCATTGGGCAAAACTACCTTTCgtctaaactaaagacctctagacgtggacagaatcactggaatagATGGCCTAACTGCTCaagtcaaggtaggcctgtcttcctacagatttcttagcccacagggtcttctgaAACTTGGCAggcctgtgctaaacagcaaaggtcaagtgcaaccttcagcgaccatggaggacccaaaaagagtagctctgggtgccaaccaagtaagttctctgtcattttttaatcagtaactcaagtaaaatcttatccttctcaaagatctctgacagtttgatagctgagaggttttaccaggttacctcaccaaataaatttcaccaaataaatttcaaatcaaatttatctcttatgctgccttccatagtctcaTATAATGACTGTAGCAAAACCATATGACCatgtcattagatgctgaaaaagcattcaacaaaatccaacatcccttcatgaaaaaaggtcttggagaaatcaaggacacaaggaacatatctaaatataataaaagcaatatacagcaacccAACAgtcaacattaaattaaatggagaaaaattcaaagtgattccactaaaatcaggaataagaccaGGTtatccattctctccatatttattcaacatAGTTCAAGATCtggctaaagcaataagacaacaaaaggagaacaaGTAGATTCATGATGGTGGAGCAattggatgcttaaaagaaatcccacacaagctcagaactgagagatagaTAGTTATTTAgagggaaaacttacaaatcaggattctctgcttgaacagtggatggagatgggatccaagcaaacagaaaccaggtggaaggagagaagggccaGATGTGCTTCGGAATCCCGGTATTTAGTGTctgaggccatgcccaagtaggcAGGTAATTACAAGCTGTAAACCTTCCTGcagcacctcctccttttgtttaaataagagagtactaaacctaatacaaaatcatatacaataaaaaacaaatatcctattttaactagcttaagtcttatataataattaacttggccaagtcatgagaggaaaggaaCTACacttatctagtcttcaaccccatcgaagatctgagatgAGAAACAGTGTTACTTGAATGAGCACAAAGTGCAATCAATCAACTTCCAGAGTGTGCAACAAaggacagagacaactggctacctggacaatcacttAAAGTCTCACTTGTGACaatgaggcaaccaactttggttaaggcctagaataactgacagactattttcaaaagcaagaaattttttcagaactgtcttaccctgtcttggcaagatttgacagtcctgagTATCCATTTTCGTATACTATGGTTGAgctatgggcagttccttgcccaaaggccagttttgccaagaagaaaacaagctccaagtggagtgtcttcaggctcaacattctctcaggaagagatccatgctgccaggaacaattgtGTTTCACTTcagcagaaccctaagttatttaaatgcaattttctacagctctttgaagtggttgaaggttatctatctatacagaatataattgctatgtatctaaagaaaatgattagtctaactataagtatgacaaaatagatgactattgatctatcattcttaatacctatataacttaaaggctaaggaaatgaacaactgtgcaataaatgaggacaacgacccccaaatgtaaacaatgtataagtatcttgatcagaggtagaaatgtacacttcaatatgataaatatatatcaatacataaaaaatgttttaaacagaggtagaagcatgcaggtatacataattaaatataatttaattttgtatcaatatacaagaatctatatcaatgtaataattgtctataaataataactcacaagtattcactctattactcactattattattagtgtgagtaagctcatagcaatctattatcccatccaattttccctttttttttcaaaaagatccctgagcttataaaatttacCCCATCCCAAACCCTATGCCaatcaaattggaaaagaagtcaaactttcattacttGTAGATGATATAGTAGTATACAGAAATAACCCCAAAAACCCTACTAGGGAACTTCTACacctgataaataccttcagtaatgtggcaggatataagatcaactaaaaaaatcagtagacctCCTATATTCAAATGAtaaggaagctgagaaagaaatcaggaaaaatatcacctttcaaaatagccacaaataatataaaatatcttggggtaacactaaccaaagaagtgaaagacacaTTTGACAAGAACcctaagtctttgaagaaagaaattaatgaagatgccagaaaatggaatgatctcctGTTGTAggagtctgtttgtttgtttcccagccacccagacttgcaatataatcacacagaaactgtattaattaaaccactgcttgttctattagctctaacttcttggttagctcttacatgttaacttaaccaatttctattaatctgtgtattgtcatgtagCTGCAGCTTACCAACAAGGTTCTGTCTggtggcatctgtctctggctgggctaTATgatttctcttgactctgccttctttctcccagcattcagtttagtttgtcCCACCTACCTCTTTCTGCATTgtcaggcccaagacagattctttattaaccaacagtattCACAGTCTGTAGAGGGGAATCCCagatcacctcctcttttctgtttaaataaaaagcaaggttttaactttaacatagtaaaattacatataacaaaacagttctcaagcaagaattacagttacaatatgtatatctactttatcttttatcataactaaggaaaactataactatctattcttcaactccatcaaggactccagaaggatataatattgcctatgttaacaggaagtgcattgtaatcgacttccaaaactctagaatggacaaagacatcttgctgcctggacagccacccaaagttcttcttatCAATGGAAgatccatcttcatcctacaggcccatagtatccagcagacttttccatgaagcaggaaatttcaaagacagttacacatacattggcagtttgtcagtcactttcttctgtgatcTGCAGAGTGTCTGCAAACTCCATTATGAAGCAGAATCCCCAAAGggtggtctcacctttaggcaagttcagcagccatttctctgtgggtactgcatgtgaAGTTCACATAGCATACCATCACGCAGTCCAggcttgacccattagcttcagcctcttactggctaactctcacattttgattaacccatatttagtaatgtgtgtagcaccacgaggtggtgtcttaccgggaaagattcagcatgtctgacctgctGGCTTCAAAAATGGATCTATAGGATATGGTCATATTCACGGTACGttgtgaaagaaaagaatgtgattCTAGGTGATTGCATAAGGTTTTGTTGTCTTACACAGAAatccaaatttctttttatatttctttgtggCCACGTGATCCATATTGTTTCTCTGCACATTATCATTTCTATGTAAACAAGATTAATGAGGCACAAGTAATCAAATATGTGAACAATAAAGATGATGTTAAAGCCAAATTTTATAGATTGCTATTAAATTTAACCTcaaaatttcatttctcttccctttaaTTGAGCTGTTAAGGTTTAATGGTGTTTTGGGAACCAACCTTGCCAACTAGAGTCTTTGCAGAAATACCTAATGTCAATGCCAAGGAACTCTCTTTAGAATTATCACTGACCTATGAGTAGAAAGCGTGTCATAAATTCTCATAAATTATTCCCCAATGTTTTAAGGCCTCTCTCTGGAAGCTTCAGGTGACTCTGTTTGGCTATATAATATGACAGGTAGTGAGCTCACAATATGTGGATGGCTTTCAAATTCATTTCTAAATATGGAGataccaatataaaataattcagcgtttattttactttttatcctTTTATGTTTAGCTTGTCTATGAATTGAAGATCTACTGAAAAGATAGAATGAAGCAGTAGGTGGGTTACTCTGTCTATTCTGAACTTAAAAGCATCATAGTACTGTCAGCAAATACACAGGTAAACTATCTACAActccaaaaaataattttaggatggGTAGTAAAATTGTTTCAGATTTGgctgaataatttttcttttgtgctaGTGAGATAAAAATGAGTTCTTACCTAGTGGATTctgatacaatattttaaaataaattagcattgccaaagtttaaaaatatgaatataccTATTTCATTAGCCAGTAAgtgttgataaaaataaattttatgttgttaaaatatttaaatgatataaatTAAGAGATATTATagtgttatatatttaaattataaatagcaacttatttcatttatttaattataaactattagtAATACAATACCAGaaaatctttctgttttattgaacTGAAAAAGGAAACTGTGTAGTTGCATTAGACAACagaaaaaattaaggaaacagtAATTACACTATAATTTTAAAGCCATGATATTTAAATTATTGTTGTACGCTGGTCTAAAAAAGTTATCCATTTAAACTTTACTAAGTCAGAGAGTTGTAGCCATtcctagaagaaagaaaatgattacaaTAGTAAAATACATCCTATTTCCTGATTTAAATTTTTCAGTATTATACCTgacaaaataaatctaataaattttagtGGTTATTGAATTATAATACaaggattaaaagaaaagaatttaaagtttaaataataataatataaaagtaaaaccCTTATTGaactcaataaaagaaaaacattgcttCATCCTGACAGTATTGGAGAGCACAAAGCAGGAATTTGATATTTACATATCAGTGTGTACATTGTGAGCAGACACCTTGTCACTAGGATTCATAATAAAGAATGTTCTCTGAACactaaaaaccacacagaaaatattaGGATGCAGGGATAATTATGAGTAGATAtcattttttagaaatttatCAGATGAGATATAGTAGCATCCAGATTATAAAAGTCATCAGAGAACTGATTTAAGAGAAAATGATCATATTATACAATCTTAAAGGTTAAATgaccttaatttaaaatatccGACAGTCATCACAGTAAAAAATGACAATGCAAAAATATCATTTCCAAACTCACTCTTAATTCTATGGAGTTTTCATAAGTTAGTCCTTAAATATCTGAAGGAcgatacatttttaaatatcacagagaatatttttgttttagaaaataaatcacCACAATAAAGaagatttaatatataaaaattagaaaatcaaatGTGCAGATCATAAATTTACACAAAGCTATATAACTATCCATGTGAGGCATTTAGGGGTTAGTTCAACAGCCACCTCAAGACTATACTCATAGGCACAATCTATAGGCGGTTTATTCCCATATGACTTAACCTACCATGACATATTTCAGGGTACTGCTGAGGTAAATCGAAGAAGTCCTTACCTGCTCACTGTAACTAGAGAGGGAGAGTTAGATATATTACTCCTATAATATTAATCAAATATATTAACAGTTTTTGTCTTagcagagaaagaatggagaagACAAATCAGTCTTTGACAACAGAGTTCATCCTGGAGGGATTCTCAGATGTTCCAGACCTGAAGATCCTCCTGTTCCTGGTGTTCTCTGTCATCTATCTGGTCACCATGGTGGGGAATCTCGGGTTGGTGGTCTTGATCTACATGGAACACCATcttcacacacccatgtacatCTTTCTGGGCAACCTGGCTCTCATGGATTCCTGTTGCTCCTGTGCCGTCACTCCCAAGATGCTGGAGAACTTCTTTTCTGTGGACAGAAGGATTTCACTCTATGAATGCATGGCACAGTTctattttctctgtgttgctgAAACTGCAGACTGCTTCCTCCTGGCTGCAATGgcatatgaccgctatgtggccatatGCAACCCTCTGCAGTACCACACCATGATGTCCAAGAAGCTCTCCATTCAGATGAGTGTAGGCATCTTCATAGCCAGTAACCTGCATTCCATGATTCAAGTAGGCTGTCTCTTAAGGTTAACTTTCTGTAAATCAAATCGCATTGAtcatttcttctgtgatgttcttcCTCTATTTAGGCTCTCCTGTACAGACCCTTTTATTAATGAaataatgatatatattttttcaatgcCAATTCAAGTCTTTACCATTACCACTATCTTGGTCTCTTATTTCTGCATTCTTTTTACTATTTTCAGGATGAAATCCAAGGATGGGAGAGGAAAAGCATTTTCTACTTGTGCATcccactttctttctgtctcaatATTCTACATCTGTCTTCTCATGCATATTCGACCATTGGAAGAAGGGAATAAAGATATACCTGTGGCTATATTTTATACAATAGTAGTTCCTTTGTTAAACCCTTTTATTTACAGCCTGAGAAACAAGGAGGTAGTAAATGCTATTAAGAAAGTTATGAAGActtacagtatttttaaaaaatctctgaCTTCTACACCTCACTAATTTCAGTTCACTAAACAATATAATAGCCCAAATAAGGTAATGTAAATTTAATAGATGTCATATCTATTCTCATTATCCTCATGATATCTTACAATAGTACAGCTTCAGCAAATTAATACTATATCAAAATTTATACCATAGACAGATTTTAGCATAATTTTCAGATTAAGTTTTAATGGTTATTCTTTGAGTAGGATAAGTTCAATCTGGAATCTTTGTTCCTAGGAGTGTCTGATATAATCTCAATTCTTTCTGTACAGTCCTTACCCTAGATATGGGGAATCTGGGATAATGTGCAAATCCTCAAAACAGATTCAGACGTTTCTCCAAAGAGGTCTTAGAAGCTTCTGGtctatattttctctatttctactGAGAAATAAACAAACTATACACAAAAGTCATGAACTCTCTCACTTAAATGATCTTATGCCTTTGTGTTCCTTTAAAcatgggagtagccaaccactttctgattggcttTAAGTCCTACTCCCAAAAAAGAAACTCACTCCTGGCACCAATATTGAGTCAAGAACCTGTGGACAGACAAGATGACAGACCCTAAGGAAgcacctactactattattctactactattattctaaacaaatagaaaccctaattaagacattCTAGTAGATTTCAAGGTGAGACACttgtgggggaaaaaatcaaaatgtcatttATAGCAAAATTTATAGCACCTACAAATTGTAATTGCtcttaataatgaaaaaacagagacagatattaggggaatgaaagctgaaaggtcagagaaggagaaaagaggtgatcctgtctctacaaatcctcagactgaattctctctctatgaaacctcagactgcatgctcagatTGAATactcagactgcatctgtctctccAAAACCTCAGACTGCCCCTGAGCTCCTATCTCTTtccatcttatatttctctctctgcccaaccatatcactcctgtcttaacctccctcatgctgggattaaaagcacatgatcccaagtgctgggatcacctttgtgtgggctctgcttcttctttttttttttttttacaaagattcaatctcttgtagcccagagtggttttgaactcacagagattcatctgcttctcttttccaagtgctgggaaacaGTGTGCCGCaaactgcctggcctctgtggccatcTAGTGGTTTAGCTATGCATTCTTATCTTCAGGCAaaatttatttgttagattacaaacaaaataatagtacAGTTGTTATTTTTCATTCCCTTACCAGAGGAAAAAAtactcctttttccttcccactAAAGtggcctcttcctctctgttctttaaAGAATAGACTATGTCAGTAGGTTCCTGGCTCTTTGGTACTTACATTCTGTTCCATCTTTCCTAacattctctgagccttaggtgtaaggTTGTGTTGCAAATGTATTTATTAAGCAGGGGAATCACAAAGTCAGTTTTGATCTCTGCGTTTTGACCActtcttgttttctgtaattCTATCTGCTTTTGGAAGATGGGTAGGAGTtatacttatctgtggatataagggtcagcatttagaatgcagttagaaagTATACGTGTTTATGCAAGTGGCAGTAATGAGGTCACCTTTAAAATCTATGGATTCCCTATACCCATAATTAGCTAAGTTCACTTTTTGAAgaattatcttaattatttttgtatatatatttatgctttctttttgttgttgttttaatacctttatcccacatccttttctttccttactgtctatcatttctcctctttccttttttctgatAGTATCATCAAtagttctttattgatttttttgtgtatatgtatgtaggtgtGCCTGTCAGTATGTGTGAATGTTCATACACTTGTGTATGTATCTATACAGAGGAAAATAGACACCCTTAAGTGTTATTCTCCAAGTACCTCCCGCCTCTTTATTTGGGCCACAGGATCTGTCACTGTCCTGTAGCTCAGCAAGTAGGCTAGACTAGCTGGTCTCTATACTCCATGCTATTTGCTGTCTCCATGTCTTTCTCCAGCTCCAATTGTATCCCTAACCATATCTCTTTCCCTATTTATATTCCTATCCCTACTTCTAGTCgtatctatctctgtgtgtatctccacCCCTGcatctatctctatatatgaTTTTATCTCCTTATATATCACATCCTAAATTGAACTGGAGACAGAATTTTATACAACCTTCCCCTGACTGCACTGTGAGATTCTTATCCAAAACCATTTCTACAATCTAAGTTCTTATCCCCAACAGGTTTACTCCCATGGTCCCTTCTATTCCACAAACTTTCCAGTATCCAGTATCTATTTAAATTATTGAGGCAGATCATATACATTAAGGATTTAGCTCAATTTCCTGCAAAGAACCCCAAGGAAATAATGACTCACCTCTGACTTACAGATACTTAATACACAGTTGCATTActgagaaacataaacaccatgCCTTACTGAGTAGAAACTGTGTTTTAGAAACAATTAAATACCttctacacaaaataaaatggaaaaagttcAAATATtcagacaagctgtgtgtgttatgtgttttgtgtgtatatatacatagtgtGTGGGAGaatgttacatacatacacacagaggacagaggagcacATTGATGGTCCTATAACTCTCCATCTTatgcttgagacagagtctttcactaATCTCGGAGCTAAGATCATTGCCAACAAGCTCTgtcaatcttcctgtctccacttcttccCATGATACTAGGATGAGAAGCGAATAAGGCCATATACACATTTTTAGTGTGGTTTCCCAGGATTTGAACTTAGATCCTTGTGCTTGGGCTGCACATTTGCTGCTGAACCATCTATTCTACCTGGTGCTAATTTCATAACTCATACTAAATTTATATCCTCCAATTAGGTCATCAAACTAGTTTGAGACTTGTTTTAAACGGATGTACAAGTAATGAGGAGAACTTTTAAAGTTAGGTCAGTTACACCCAAATTAGTAAGATAATTTTCAGATGCTCTTTAGTAAAGGTCATGCTTCCATTGGGCAGCTTTAATTCATTTCAATAGTTCATATTTGTTAGGACTTAAATTCCCTACAGAAAAATACTGATGTCAGTGCTAGAAAATCCTCTCCTGATTTGACAGAGGCTGTGAGTTTCCAGTACAAGGTACATATCTATTATTACCTGTGGGTAGACTTTgatcttcatttttccttctcaaTTGTTGTAAGATTAAGGTATATGCTATTTTAAATTCTGAGACCTTCACTATAAAACAAATACGTACTTTCAAGAAATTTTCATCAGTGAAATCTAAGTAAGGGAAATATTCTAACATTTTACCTTAAATGTAGGCATGACAAAAGTTTGCTTttctaagttttaaataaatgttcatttttactAAGTTTTTACTCCTCTTGACTGTGTAGCTGCTCTCAAAGTTCAAAACTATGTGGAACCAAATTGAAGTACAACACTGTAAGCCACCTTACTGTAATTGTAAGGTAGAATCTCAAAATAGATAGCTAAGATCACAAATAAATCATTCAAATAATTCAAGCTTaggtaaaaaataattttcaataatgTCTCAGATatgtcaattaaaatatttttgaacaaaGTAAATTTCTATTGccttcttttaatattttgatcaCCAGGAAACAAAACCACTTTGGCCATAGaatcaatataatttaatttgtcAGTTAATATGAACCAATAAATCACCAAGTATTGGGAATTAGCAGTGTTTTAAGAAAAAGTGAAACTTGAATTCAAATTTTAGGAATTTAAGCTTTTTTAGTTTTaaggtttaaaaatataagttaataagtCAGCACACTTTAGAGTGTAGAGTTttctaaggaaacagaaaatgataaaattcaagttcaattttttaagataaatttttaatataGTGGCATCAAGATTATTTTATAGATACTTCCTCACATTAGACACTatgcagaaacaaaaaaataatgaaaagtctGTTAGGATGCTGAAAGCAAAGTACCCACCTCTGACCATCAGGATAAAATTAGGACTGTAAATAATCCTATCTTCAAAACATTTAGTAACATATTTCACAGAATTGGATATACCTAagcttaaaatgttttcaatatagTAAAAGTATTGAAATacatacagaaaacaaagtaatatagattatacacacatacaaaactgTGAATTTTAGGTAAGCCTTGCAGTGCAGGTCATTAATCCCACCTTTTGGGAGATAAAGACATGAGGactaaaaattgaaattttatctgGGCTACAGAAAGTCTTCAAGGAAGGAATAGATAACAATGAGATTGTCTCAAAATTTGGAATTCTTTTCTAAAACTAAACGACTGAAAGAACCGCTCAGGGgtagaaaaaaaagagtcagaaacaacAATTATTAACATAAATTGTtacttttttggttattttttatttaatatttttaaaatttccatctcctccccacctcttcccctttcctcccctcccttccacccatacccccactccctccctctccaggccaaagagccaacagggttccctaccttatgttaagtccaaggtcctcccagctccccccaggtccaggaaggtgagcaaccaagctgaaaaggctcacagtgagcccgtccatgctgtagagtccaagcccatcgccattgtccttggtttctcagtcagcctctaccgtcagccacatcatcagctacattcagagagtccggtttggttgcatgttccatcactcccattccaagtggtcttggtgatctcccgttagttctgtcccaccgtctcagtgggtgaacgcacccctcacggtactgactttctttctcattggagaactggactgagctcccaaagtcctgatgaggagcagaaagagggagaacataaATTGTTACTTTTATAAGAACTATGTAAACTAGACTtacaaagcagaggcaggatgtaaatattttaaaaattcaataggAATAATGCTACAGACAGACTCAGTGTTTACAAAACTGTATatgaaacagaatgaaaaaagtGAAAATCATCATCTCTGTAACTTAGagaattttatttacaaataactATAAATTTATTAGTACTTAACAATCTTTGTgcaagtcataaaaataaattaatatagtgACAATATATATCTActtgtgcttttcattttctatatcaatattctttgtttatcttCTCTAAATGTGTACTCAATCAAGCTCAGTTAATGGAGAAGATAAAGACATAcctgttgctatttttttttttttttggtttttcgagacagggtttctctgtctttggagcctgtcctggaactagctcttgtagaccaggctggtctcgaactcacagagatctgcctgcctctgcctcctgagtgctgagattaaaggcgtgcgccaccaccaccaggcttacCTGTTGCTATTTTTATACTCTAgtaattcctttcttttaaaggatAATC from the Arvicola amphibius chromosome 10, mArvAmp1.2, whole genome shotgun sequence genome contains:
- the LOC119825351 gene encoding olfactory receptor Olfr180, giving the protein MEKTNQSLTTEFILEGFSDVPDLKILLFLVFSVIYLVTMVGNLGLVVLIYMEHHLHTPMYIFLGNLALMDSCCSCAVTPKMLENFFSVDRRISLYECMAQFYFLCVAETADCFLLAAMAYDRYVAICNPLQYHTMMSKKLSIQMSVGIFIASNLHSMIQVGCLLRLTFCKSNRIDHFFCDVLPLFRLSCTDPFINEIMIYIFSMPIQVFTITTILVSYFCILFTIFRMKSKDGRGKAFSTCASHFLSVSIFYICLLMHIRPLEEGNKDIPVAIFYTIVVPLLNPFIYSLRNKEVVNAIKKVMKTYSIFKKSLTSTPH